One genomic window of Gossypium hirsutum isolate 1008001.06 chromosome D11, Gossypium_hirsutum_v2.1, whole genome shotgun sequence includes the following:
- the LOC121223548 gene encoding cyclin-dependent protein kinase inhibitor SMR6, with protein MQQCLVDNFSKLTVNVEAKTPPPADDSLFDPEICRTPTSEEHRIPELLSCPPAPKKRRGSFSTDVNESKKIVEDKEIIQIIFPPHQDSSSSTLPPKPSSSME; from the coding sequence ATGCAACAATGTCTAGTTGACAACTTTTCAAAGTTAACTGTTAATGTCGAAGCAAAGACACCACCACCAGCTGATGATTCACTTTTCGACCCTGAAATTTGTCGGACTCCAACTTCTGAAGAACATCGGATCCCTGAACTCTTGTCTTGTCCTCCTGCTCCTAAGAAACGTAGAGGTTCTTTCTCAACAGACGTGAATGAATCCAAGAAAATTGTGGAAGATAAAGAGATTATTCAGATTATTTTTCCACCCCACCAAGATTCATCGTCTTCTACACTACCACCTAAGCCGTCTTCTTCCATGGAGTGA